From Toxorhynchites rutilus septentrionalis strain SRP chromosome 2, ASM2978413v1, whole genome shotgun sequence, a single genomic window includes:
- the LOC129766236 gene encoding uncharacterized protein LOC129766236: MHFIRENFYCEEPLMRSLKITKSVANATLECYLSAQLKHGFSMLAVAKDNRIVGVAMNQRNCQWDGDKLKQQGDTIQCDPLRKLFYIWSIVSTEPQLHQKLKASCIFEISILATAREAQRQGIALQLTLHSLRLARDLGFEVARMDCTNEYSSKVAHRAGMECMWSVPYKHLVDSDKKSVVQPEDPHTHIRVHAVRLKDV; this comes from the exons ATGCACTTCATACGGGAGAATTTCTACTGTGAGGAGCCGTTGATGCGAAGTCTTAAAATCACAAAATCTGTAGCGAACGCTACCTTGGAATGCTATTTGAGTGCACAATTGAAACATG GATTCAGTATGCTAGCCGTGGCAAAAGATAATCGAATAGTTGGAGTTGCGATGAATCAGcggaactgtcagtgggatggAGATAAGCTCAAGCAACAAGGGGATACGATTCAGTGTGATCCTTTGCGAAAACTCTTCTACATCTGGTCAATCGTTTCCACTGAACCGCAGTTACATCAGAAGCTGAAAGCTTCTTGCATTTTCGAG ATTTCCATCCTTGCGACCGCACGTGAGGCCCAGCGTCAAGGTATTGCGTTACAATTAACGCTCCATTCCCTGCGTTTGGCACGTGATTTGGGCTTCGAAGTTGCACGAATGGACTGTACCAACGAGTACAG CTCAAAGGTGGCACATCGAGCGGGTATGGAGTGCATGTGGTCGGTACCGTACAAACATTTGGTGGACAGCGATAAAAAGTCGGTGGTGCAACCGGAGGATCCTCACACCCACATTCGGGTGCACGCAGTTCGACTGAAGGATGTCTGA
- the LOC129769105 gene encoding arylalkylamine N-acetyltransferase-like 2: MFRKLKITREKISSASDFLRKSNLYLLQQEAYEEANKWNQKRGKGILTDTFLSKQSIPRTYSIRLAKTQDETHIMHFIRESFFHEEPLMRSLKITKSVANTVLERHMSELLKHGFSMLAVTNEDRILGVALNKRNCQWDGAKLKEQADMIQCDPLRKLFYIRSIASTESQLHEKLNTLCIFEIAILATAREAKRQGIGYQLTLHSLRLARDLGYEVARMDCTNEFSSKVAERVGMECMWSVAYEHLVDCDKIPVVKPDEPHTHFRVHAARLKDL, encoded by the exons ATGTTTCGAAAGCTGAAAATCACccgtgaaaaaatatcatccgCAAGcgattttctcaggaaaagcaATCTTTACTTGCTTCAACAAGAGGCCTACGAAGAGGCGAACAAATGGAACCAGAAACGGGGGAAAGGCATTTTGACAGATACA TTTCTCTCCAAGCAGTCAATACCACGCACCTATAGTATCCGGTTGGCAAAAACCCAAGACGAAACCCACATAATGCACTTCATACGGGAGAGCTTCTTCCACGAGGAGCCATTGATGCGAAGTCTGAAAATTACAAAATCTGTTGCGAATACCGTCCTGGAACGGCATATGAGTGAGCTCTTGAAACATG GATTCAGCATGTTAGCTGTTACAAACGAAGATCGAATACTGGGAGTTGCTTTGAACAAACGAAACTGTCAGTGGGATGGAGCCAAGCTCAAAGAGCAAGCGGACATGATCCAATGTGATCCTCTAAGAAAGCTTTTCTACATAAGATCGATCGCTTCCACGGAATCGCAATTGCACGAAAAGTTAAACACTTTGTGCATTTTTGAG ATTGCCATTCTCGCGACGGCACGTGAGGCCAAACGCCAGGGTATCGGATATCAATTAACGCTTCACTCGTTGCGTTTGGCACGTGATTTGGGCTACGAGGTGGCTCGTATGGACTGCACCAACGAGTTCAG CTCAAAGGTGGCTGAGCGCGTAGGTATGGAGTGCATGTGGTCGGTGGCGTACGAACATCTGGTGGACTGTGATAAAATACCAGTGGTGAAACCGGACGAGCCTCACACCCACTTCCGGGTACACGCAGCTCGACTGAAGGACCTTTGA